From a single Bacillus pseudomycoides DSM 12442 genomic region:
- a CDS encoding DUF2179 domain-containing protein, translated as MLQALLIFVLQIIYVPVLTIRTILLVKNQTRSAAGVGLLEGAIYIVSLGIVFQDLSNWMNIIAYVIGFSAGLLLGGYIENKLAIGYITYQVSLLDRCNELVDELRHSGFGVTVFEGEGINSVRYRLDIVAKRSREKELLDIINRIAPKAFMSSYEIRSFKGGYLTKAMKKRALMKKKDHAS; from the coding sequence ATGTTACAAGCGCTACTTATTTTTGTACTTCAAATTATTTATGTTCCAGTTTTAACGATCAGGACGATTTTGCTTGTAAAGAATCAAACAAGATCCGCTGCTGGTGTGGGATTACTAGAAGGGGCAATCTATATTGTAAGTTTAGGAATTGTGTTTCAAGATTTATCAAATTGGATGAATATTATAGCCTATGTGATCGGTTTTAGTGCCGGACTTTTATTAGGCGGTTATATAGAAAATAAATTGGCAATTGGGTATATTACATACCAAGTTAGTTTACTAGATCGTTGCAATGAGTTAGTTGATGAGTTAAGACATTCAGGATTTGGTGTAACTGTATTTGAAGGGGAAGGGATAAATTCCGTACGCTACCGTTTAGATATTGTTGCGAAACGTTCCCGCGAGAAAGAGCTTTTGGACATTATTAATCGAATTGCACCGAAAGCGTTTATGTCTTCCTATGAGATTCGCTCTTTCAAAGGCGGCTACTTAACAAAAGCGATGAAGAAACGAGCATTGATGAAGAAGAAAGATCATGCTTCATAA
- a CDS encoding ATP synthase subunit I — translation MIEVALRVYKLQLYMIFSGLLLLWTITPFSKQVTGFGIGLAVSAYCLWLLARRVEKIGKSIVLKQRAPGLGILNRFAAAILGAIIMYEIEHEMEMWAFGTGILGGHFLMIANLAYANMQLVREEEEKRKRVTQDSK, via the coding sequence TTGATTGAAGTTGCGTTACGAGTATACAAACTACAATTATATATGATCTTTAGTGGTTTACTACTTCTATGGACGATAACGCCTTTTTCAAAGCAAGTTACTGGATTCGGGATCGGATTAGCTGTAAGTGCATACTGTCTTTGGTTGTTAGCCAGACGAGTTGAAAAGATTGGGAAAAGTATTGTATTAAAACAACGTGCGCCTGGATTAGGAATTTTAAATCGTTTTGCAGCTGCGATACTAGGTGCGATCATTATGTATGAAATTGAACATGAAATGGAAATGTGGGCATTTGGTACGGGCATTTTAGGTGGTCACTTTTTAATGATTGCGAATTTAGCTTATGCGAATATGCAGTTAGTAAGAGAAGAAGAGGAAAAAAGAAAAAGGGTTACACAGGATTCAAAATAA
- a CDS encoding SH3 domain-containing protein, which translates to MKCVVIQSHTSNYPEPISLEKGDQVRVGNIYSGPENWNNWVYCRAEHSGLAGWVPKQIITCENSDSGIVLETYTAKELNVEKGDILIGLKELNGWLWCKKIECEEVGWIPKVNVRLKQKMYFEN; encoded by the coding sequence ATGAAATGTGTTGTGATTCAGTCTCACACTAGTAATTATCCAGAACCAATTAGTTTAGAAAAAGGAGATCAAGTGCGAGTTGGTAATATATATTCAGGGCCAGAAAACTGGAACAATTGGGTATATTGCCGTGCTGAGCATAGTGGTCTGGCGGGATGGGTTCCAAAGCAAATAATAACATGTGAAAACAGTGATTCTGGTATTGTGCTTGAAACATATACGGCGAAAGAATTAAATGTAGAAAAAGGAGATATTCTCATTGGTTTAAAGGAATTAAATGGTTGGCTATGGTGCAAGAAAATAGAATGTGAAGAAGTTGGTTGGATTCCGAAAGTAAATGTACGGTTAAAGCAAAAGATGTATTTTGAAAATTAA
- a CDS encoding DMT family transporter, translating into MKQTILGAICLSLAASIWGGMYVVSKYVLDFIPPLTLVWLRFIIAFVVLYMILKTTKRKQKTTIQINKKDWLLFAWIGFIGYFVSITCQFVGTKLSDAHTGSLVTSATPAFMVVFATLILKEKLTTRRILSTVLATLGVTIVIGWDIEVGSYFIGTIILVGAAITWALLSIYVKIASQQFSSLVITTYAIFFSLFFITPCMIWELQSNPIGDLNTTIILGILYLGIISTAGAFFLWNKGLELMDASIGSLFFFFQPIVGSLLGWLLLNETLNRNFFIGGALIIFSVIIATFEKKN; encoded by the coding sequence ATGAAACAAACAATTTTAGGCGCTATATGTTTATCACTTGCAGCAAGTATTTGGGGTGGTATGTATGTTGTTAGTAAATATGTACTAGACTTTATTCCGCCTCTCACACTTGTCTGGCTTCGCTTTATTATTGCCTTTGTAGTTTTGTACATGATTTTAAAAACGACAAAACGAAAACAAAAAACAACGATACAAATAAATAAAAAAGATTGGCTACTCTTTGCTTGGATTGGCTTCATCGGCTACTTTGTTTCAATTACGTGCCAATTTGTTGGAACAAAATTATCAGATGCGCACACAGGCTCTTTAGTTACATCGGCCACTCCAGCATTTATGGTCGTGTTTGCTACATTGATTTTGAAAGAAAAGTTAACGACTCGCAGAATACTCTCTACCGTCTTAGCTACACTAGGCGTCACAATTGTTATTGGGTGGGATATAGAAGTTGGCTCTTATTTTATCGGCACAATCATTTTAGTGGGGGCTGCGATTACATGGGCTCTACTATCTATTTATGTAAAGATTGCTTCTCAACAATTTTCATCTTTAGTCATTACAACGTACGCAATCTTCTTTTCACTATTTTTCATTACACCCTGCATGATTTGGGAATTACAATCTAATCCAATTGGGGACTTAAATACCACTATCATTTTAGGTATTTTATATTTAGGAATCATCTCGACCGCTGGAGCCTTTTTTCTTTGGAATAAAGGACTTGAGTTAATGGATGCCAGCATCGGTTCATTGTTTTTCTTTTTCCAGCCTATTGTTGGTTCATTATTAGGCTGGTTACTTTTAAATGAAACGTTGAATCGTAACTTTTTTATTGGTGGTGCTCTTATTATATTTAGTGTAATCATTGCCACATTTGAGAAGAAAAACTAA
- a CDS encoding malate:quinone oxidoreductase → MHLLFFANIGDGEIIMSNMQQKTDVILIGAGIMSATLGSLLKELVPEWEIKVFEKLANAGEESSNEWNNAGTGHAALCELNYTSEKSDGSIDIRKAIKINEQFQLSRQFWSYLVNSNLIRNPQDFIMPIPHMSMVQGEENVTFLKKRFEALSNSPLFQGMEFSDDHEKLEEWMPLIMEGRTSNEPIAATKIDSGTDVNFGALTRMLFDHLQSKNVEINYKHSVENIKRASDGSWEVKVHDMNSSKIEYHTAKFVFIGGGGGSLPLLQKTGIPESKHIGGFPVSGLFMVCNNPEVAAQHHAKVYGKAKVGAPPMSVPHLDTRYIDNKKTLLFGPFAGFSPKFLKTGSNFDLIGSVKPNNVLTMMAAGVKEMSLTKYLIQQVMLSNEKRMEELREFIPNAKSEDWDIVVAGQRVQVIKDTDAGGKGTLQFGTEVVSAADGSIAALLGASPGASTAVHVMLEVLEKCFPQHMKEWELKIKEMIPSYGVSLAENPELFQEIHTSTAQTLDLSQKELVYS, encoded by the coding sequence ATGCACCTACTCTTTTTTGCTAATATAGGGGATGGAGAGATTATCATGAGCAACATGCAGCAAAAAACAGACGTTATCTTAATTGGTGCCGGAATCATGAGCGCGACTTTGGGATCATTACTGAAAGAGTTAGTACCTGAATGGGAAATCAAAGTGTTCGAGAAACTCGCAAACGCAGGAGAAGAAAGTTCTAACGAATGGAATAATGCGGGAACGGGCCACGCTGCACTTTGTGAACTGAACTATACATCCGAAAAATCTGATGGATCTATAGATATTCGCAAAGCTATCAAAATTAATGAACAGTTTCAGCTTTCAAGACAATTTTGGTCTTATCTTGTAAATAGTAATCTGATTCGTAATCCGCAAGACTTTATCATGCCAATACCTCATATGAGTATGGTGCAAGGGGAAGAAAATGTAACGTTTTTGAAAAAGCGTTTTGAAGCGCTTTCAAACAGTCCGCTGTTTCAAGGAATGGAATTTTCTGATGACCATGAAAAGCTGGAGGAGTGGATGCCACTTATTATGGAAGGGCGTACATCGAATGAGCCAATAGCGGCAACGAAAATCGATTCTGGAACGGATGTCAACTTTGGTGCTTTAACACGTATGTTGTTTGACCACTTGCAGAGTAAAAATGTCGAAATAAACTACAAACATAGTGTCGAGAATATTAAACGTGCTAGCGACGGATCATGGGAAGTGAAAGTGCATGATATGAATAGTAGTAAAATCGAATACCATACTGCAAAATTCGTCTTTATCGGCGGTGGGGGCGGAAGTCTGCCTTTACTACAAAAAACCGGTATTCCTGAGTCAAAACATATTGGAGGGTTCCCGGTAAGCGGATTATTTATGGTATGTAACAATCCGGAAGTTGCAGCGCAGCACCATGCAAAAGTATACGGTAAGGCTAAGGTTGGTGCTCCGCCAATGTCTGTTCCGCATCTTGATACAAGATATATTGACAACAAAAAAACATTGCTGTTTGGACCGTTTGCCGGCTTCTCACCAAAGTTCTTAAAAACTGGTTCGAATTTTGATTTGATAGGTTCCGTAAAACCGAATAATGTCCTCACTATGATGGCGGCAGGCGTAAAAGAGATGTCATTGACAAAATACTTGATCCAGCAAGTTATGTTATCGAATGAAAAGCGCATGGAAGAATTACGCGAGTTTATTCCGAACGCCAAAAGCGAGGATTGGGATATAGTGGTAGCGGGACAACGTGTGCAAGTTATCAAAGATACTGATGCCGGTGGTAAAGGAACACTTCAATTTGGTACGGAAGTTGTTAGTGCCGCTGATGGCTCGATAGCTGCATTGCTCGGCGCTTCCCCGGGTGCTTCTACTGCTGTTCACGTTATGCTTGAGGTATTAGAAAAATGCTTCCCACAACATATGAAAGAGTGGGAACTGAAAATAAAAGAAATGATTCCTTCTTATGGCGTGTCACTAGCGGAAAACCCAGAGCTTTTCCAAGAGATTCATACTTCAACAGCGCAGACGCTTGATCTAAGCCAAAAAGAACTAGTTTACAGTTAA
- a CDS encoding MerR family transcriptional regulator, whose translation MYRIGQLAHLAHVSKRTIDYYTNLGILKAERSQSNYRYYDETAFETLQFIEKCKEMHMPLCEIKERIEERKKLLGINEHVSKQVNEVTNHIHRLETELTQLKPLLDGLTDSQREKISKSLSGQTTALIQTLILFL comes from the coding sequence GTGTATCGAATCGGACAGTTGGCTCACTTGGCTCACGTATCGAAACGAACGATTGATTATTATACGAATCTAGGTATCTTAAAAGCGGAGCGATCTCAATCTAATTATCGCTATTACGACGAAACAGCATTTGAAACATTACAATTTATTGAGAAATGCAAGGAAATGCATATGCCGCTTTGTGAGATTAAAGAGAGGATCGAGGAGAGGAAGAAGCTGCTCGGTATCAATGAACACGTTTCGAAACAAGTGAATGAAGTGACAAACCATATCCATCGATTAGAAACAGAGCTAACACAGTTGAAACCTCTGTTAGATGGGTTAACAGATTCACAACGTGAAAAAATATCGAAATCTTTATCGGGTCAAACGACAGCTTTAATACAAACACTGATACTATTTTTATAG
- a CDS encoding hemolysin family protein, giving the protein MEIFNLVMVAILIAFTGFFVAAEFAIVKVRSSRIDQLVAEGKRGALAAKKVTTNLDEYLSACQLGITVTAMGLGWLGEPTIEKLLHPLFEKWNLNPSISQVLTFGLAFMTMTYLHVVVGELAPKTMAIQKAERVTLLFAGPLMMFYKVMYPFIWVLNSSARVVTGLFGLKPASEHEVAHTEEELRLILSESYESGEINQAEYKYVNNIFEFDNRIAKEIMVPRTEIVGFYLEDSVEEHMKIIQSERYTRYPIFGEDKDDIIGMVNVKDFFIRYMKGDTEDLSSIRTYMRPIIEVMETTPIHDLLLQMQKKRIPMAVLYDEYGGTAGIVTLEDILEEIVGEIRDEYDEDEHPPIQHVNEHHKIVDGKVLISEVKDLFGLHIEEEDVDTIGGWIMMQNHEIEEGQCVEAEGYEFKVLEKDAYQIKRVEIRKIDHQQEKAATV; this is encoded by the coding sequence TTGGAAATATTTAATTTAGTCATGGTTGCGATTTTAATCGCATTTACTGGATTTTTCGTAGCAGCAGAGTTTGCGATTGTTAAGGTACGTTCAAGTCGTATAGATCAGCTTGTTGCGGAAGGAAAACGCGGTGCGTTAGCAGCAAAAAAGGTAACAACAAATTTAGATGAATATTTATCTGCTTGTCAGTTAGGAATTACAGTAACGGCAATGGGACTTGGTTGGTTAGGTGAACCGACAATAGAAAAGCTATTGCATCCATTATTTGAGAAATGGAACTTAAACCCTTCTATTTCACAAGTATTGACTTTTGGCCTTGCATTTATGACAATGACGTATTTGCACGTTGTAGTAGGGGAATTAGCTCCGAAAACAATGGCAATTCAAAAGGCTGAAAGAGTAACTTTATTATTTGCTGGACCTTTAATGATGTTCTACAAAGTGATGTATCCGTTTATTTGGGTACTAAATAGTTCAGCGCGTGTCGTAACTGGCTTATTCGGTTTGAAACCAGCTTCTGAACATGAAGTAGCACATACGGAAGAAGAGTTACGTCTTATTCTTTCAGAGAGCTATGAAAGTGGAGAAATTAATCAAGCAGAATATAAGTATGTAAATAATATCTTTGAATTTGATAATCGCATTGCGAAAGAGATTATGGTACCACGGACAGAAATCGTCGGTTTCTATCTCGAAGATTCAGTAGAAGAACACATGAAAATTATCCAAAGCGAACGATACACACGTTATCCAATCTTTGGAGAAGATAAAGATGATATTATCGGTATGGTCAACGTAAAAGACTTCTTTATTCGATATATGAAAGGCGATACAGAAGATTTATCATCTATTCGTACGTATATGCGTCCGATTATTGAAGTGATGGAAACAACTCCAATTCATGATTTACTTCTGCAAATGCAGAAAAAGCGAATTCCAATGGCTGTATTATATGATGAGTACGGAGGTACAGCCGGAATTGTAACGCTTGAAGATATATTGGAAGAAATCGTCGGCGAAATTCGTGATGAATATGATGAAGATGAACATCCACCAATTCAACACGTAAATGAACATCATAAAATTGTTGATGGAAAAGTGTTAATTTCAGAAGTGAAAGATTTATTTGGTCTACACATCGAGGAAGAAGATGTGGATACAATTGGTGGATGGATTATGATGCAGAATCATGAAATTGAAGAAGGACAATGTGTCGAAGCAGAGGGATATGAGTTTAAAGTTCTTGAAAAAGATGCATATCAAATTAAGCGCGTTGAAATTCGAAAAATTGATCATCAACAAGAGAAAGCAGCAACTGTGTAG
- a CDS encoding YaiI/YqxD family protein, whose amino-acid sequence MKIYVDADACPVKDIIISEGTNAEIPVILVTSFSHFSNAEQPSGVETIYVDSGADAADYRIMKLAEKGDIIVTQDYGLASLGLAKGCTVLHHKGYSYTNENIDQLLQTRYLSAMARKSGKRTKGPKPFTSEDREKFRELFKRAISL is encoded by the coding sequence ATGAAAATTTATGTTGATGCAGATGCTTGTCCGGTAAAAGATATTATTATCTCTGAAGGTACGAATGCTGAAATTCCTGTTATCCTTGTTACTAGCTTTTCTCATTTTTCTAATGCGGAACAACCATCAGGAGTGGAAACGATTTATGTTGATTCTGGAGCAGATGCTGCGGATTATCGGATTATGAAGTTAGCAGAAAAAGGAGACATAATCGTTACGCAAGATTATGGTCTTGCTTCGCTAGGTTTAGCAAAGGGGTGTACGGTTCTTCACCATAAAGGGTATAGCTATACAAATGAAAACATTGACCAATTATTACAAACACGTTATTTGAGTGCAATGGCTCGAAAAAGTGGAAAGCGTACAAAGGGGCCAAAACCATTTACATCAGAAGATAGGGAGAAATTTAGGGAGCTTTTTAAAAGAGCGATTTCACTTTAA